A single region of the Selenomonas sp. oral taxon 920 genome encodes:
- a CDS encoding metal ABC transporter permease — protein MDILTNYTFQIVALGSVILAVAAAPVGALSVYKGQSLIGDAIGHSTFPGIILAYMAFATRSPVILLAGAILAGAASYALIQLAHRDKRLGLDANLAIFLSGFFGLGMALKSFIQGNPDYAGASQAGLGTYIFGQAAYMLEADVLLIAVVSALVLTLLLLFYKELKLFVFDAEYAEVVGLPCRLLNLLLLVMTIAVIGIGIKAVGAILISSFLIIPCVAANQWSNNFVRVLLLSSLIGAVSALVGTYISTLEQGMSTGPSIILVASLIAFFSIVFGTKGILGSVLKRRHSHG, from the coding sequence ATGGACATTCTGACGAACTACACCTTTCAGATCGTCGCGCTCGGCAGCGTCATCCTCGCCGTCGCCGCCGCTCCCGTCGGCGCACTCAGTGTCTACAAGGGGCAGAGCCTCATCGGCGATGCAATCGGGCACTCGACCTTTCCCGGCATCATCCTTGCCTACATGGCGTTCGCGACGCGCAGCCCCGTCATCCTCCTCGCGGGAGCAATTCTGGCAGGTGCGGCAAGCTACGCGCTCATTCAGCTCGCGCACAGGGACAAGCGTCTGGGGCTCGATGCAAATCTTGCAATCTTCCTCTCGGGCTTCTTCGGGCTTGGTATGGCGCTCAAGAGTTTTATCCAAGGAAATCCCGACTACGCGGGCGCGTCACAGGCGGGGCTCGGGACGTACATCTTCGGACAGGCGGCGTACATGCTTGAGGCGGATGTCCTGCTGATCGCCGTCGTTTCTGCCCTCGTGCTCACGCTCCTGCTGCTCTTTTACAAGGAGCTGAAGCTCTTCGTCTTTGACGCGGAGTATGCGGAGGTGGTCGGACTGCCCTGCCGTTTGCTGAACCTTCTCCTGCTCGTCATGACGATTGCCGTCATCGGCATCGGGATCAAGGCGGTCGGCGCAATCCTCATCAGTTCCTTCCTCATCATTCCCTGCGTTGCGGCAAATCAGTGGTCGAACAACTTTGTACGCGTGCTCCTGCTGAGCAGTCTCATCGGTGCGGTCTCCGCGCTCGTCGGAACGTACATCAGCACGCTCGAACAGGGCATGTCGACGGGGCCCTCCATCATCCTCGTTGCCTCGCTGATCGCCTTTTTTTCCATTGTTTTCGGGACAAAGGGCATCCTCGGCAGCGTGTTGAAACGGAGGCACTCACATGGATGA
- a CDS encoding metal ABC transporter ATP-binding protein has protein sequence MEGTNSVIHIEDLTMAYRDTPVLWDIDLDVPECVRCAIVGPNGAGKSTLLKGILGLLKPVSGAVLLWGKALSAVHKQIAYVPQRGSVHWDFPTTVFDVVLMGRYTHLGLVRRPGKEDRTLAMNALEKMKMADFADRQISELSGGQKQRVFIARALAQDAQLYIMDEPLAGVDETTERIIMDKFMDLQKEKRTVIAVHHDLSTLDAYFDYLVVLNRTVKASDYLADIDKEAALARAYRVKE, from the coding sequence ATGGAAGGAACGAACAGCGTCATACATATCGAAGATCTCACAATGGCATACCGCGATACCCCCGTGCTCTGGGACATCGACCTCGATGTGCCGGAGTGCGTGCGCTGTGCGATCGTAGGGCCGAACGGCGCGGGCAAATCCACCCTGCTGAAGGGGATCCTCGGGCTGCTGAAGCCCGTCTCAGGTGCAGTGCTCCTCTGGGGCAAGGCACTCTCCGCCGTGCACAAGCAGATCGCCTATGTGCCGCAGCGCGGCTCGGTACACTGGGATTTCCCGACGACGGTCTTCGATGTCGTGCTCATGGGGCGCTATACCCATCTGGGACTTGTGCGCCGTCCCGGCAAGGAGGATCGCACACTTGCGATGAATGCCCTCGAAAAGATGAAGATGGCAGACTTCGCCGACCGTCAAATTTCTGAACTCTCTGGCGGACAGAAGCAGCGCGTCTTCATCGCACGCGCACTCGCGCAGGACGCGCAGCTCTACATCATGGACGAGCCGCTTGCGGGTGTTGACGAGACAACGGAACGCATCATCATGGACAAGTTTATGGATTTACAGAAGGAAAAGCGCACCGTCATCGCCGTCCACCACGATCTCAGCACACTCGATGCCTATTTCGACTATCTCGTCGTACTGAACCGCACGGTAAAGGCATCGGACTATCTCGCAGATATTGACAAGGAGGCGGCACTCGCGCGCGCCTATCGCGTGAAGGAGTGA
- a CDS encoding metal ABC transporter solute-binding protein, Zn/Mn family — translation MHAKKFSLHLLLTLALALTALIAVGCGGGGTGGDKAADTKKTVTVTTSFLQDMTKQLAGDYVNIELIIPAGEDPHLYVAQPADLEKIKKADLLLYHGLHFEGKMAEVLEKKGVAVTKNFADANINYMEEDGKKIVDPHFWFDVALYKQATEEAAAELVKLIPEHEKEIQENLKTYLAELDALDAEITQKIAQIPEGQRNLVTPHDAFNYFSHRYHVNVIAPQGVSTDSEVANADIEKTANYIVEHKVKAVFAESTTNPERMKKLQEVCRTKGFDVEIVGGEGNELFSDSLAPEGQKGDTYITMYRSNIDLIVSHLK, via the coding sequence ATGCACGCAAAAAAATTTTCCCTGCATCTCTTACTCACCCTCGCTCTTGCCCTTACGGCACTGATCGCCGTCGGCTGCGGCGGAGGAGGCACAGGCGGCGACAAGGCAGCCGACACGAAGAAAACCGTAACGGTCACGACCTCATTTTTACAGGATATGACAAAGCAGCTCGCGGGCGATTATGTGAACATCGAACTGATTATCCCCGCAGGCGAGGATCCGCATCTCTACGTCGCACAGCCGGCCGACCTCGAGAAGATCAAGAAGGCGGATCTCCTCCTCTACCACGGTCTGCACTTCGAGGGCAAGATGGCAGAGGTGCTTGAGAAAAAGGGCGTCGCCGTGACAAAGAACTTCGCGGATGCAAACATCAACTATATGGAGGAGGACGGCAAAAAGATCGTCGACCCGCATTTCTGGTTCGATGTCGCACTCTACAAACAGGCGACCGAGGAGGCGGCAGCCGAGCTTGTAAAACTTATTCCCGAACACGAAAAGGAGATTCAGGAGAATCTGAAAACGTATCTTGCGGAACTCGACGCACTTGATGCGGAGATCACGCAGAAGATCGCGCAGATCCCCGAAGGGCAGCGCAATCTCGTCACGCCGCACGATGCATTCAACTACTTCTCCCACCGCTACCATGTTAATGTCATTGCACCGCAGGGTGTCAGCACAGACTCCGAGGTTGCGAATGCCGACATCGAGAAGACGGCAAACTACATTGTCGAGCACAAGGTCAAGGCGGTATTCGCCGAGAGCACGACGAACCCCGAGCGCATGAAGAAGCTGCAGGAGGTCTGCAGGACGAAGGGCTTCGATGTCGAGATTGTTGGCGGTGAAGGCAATGAGCTCTTCTCGGATTCTCTTGCACCCGAGGGACAGAAGGGCGACACCTATATCACGATGTACCGCAGCAACATCGATCTGATTGTTTCGCACCTGAAATAA
- the nadE gene encoding NAD(+) synthase, whose translation MKIALISMEVVPGRPDRNAATIRGKIAEAKAAGADLALFPALSLSGLFLGGVWKQPAFLRDCAAYAEEIAAAADGITVVFGNAAEAEICTGVRRTLMEARDGVLREVAHSPLHGAGNQFAPLLYEMPNENIILAADASPFPICFGAKYLARTAMQQHKIICYINTLGLQDKGKTVYAFPGRAYAFNEKGERILMSPAYTENVTILDTDHLPTKLDFVAEPIIAPIHRMLRYAVQKFLARIHMERVVIGISGGIDSAVAAALYVDAIGAENVLLVNMPSRFNSATTKGLAAQLADNLGCRHMIVPIEESVTRTVDQLTTVPIMGKCAAEGEHLAISSFVRENMQARDRSGRVLSAVAAAWGAGFTCNANKAESTVGYATLYGDQAGFLSALADLWKYQVYDLARYLNDSVYGREVVPQGIIDIVPSAELSDAQNVDEGKGDPIRYPYHDYLFRAFAENNETPEEILEYYAKNALEAHIGCKKGLVADYFPTAADFIADLERWWGLYTGMAVAKRIQSPPLLSVSGRAYGSDHPESQIGSYETIRYRALKEKLLQK comes from the coding sequence ATGAAAATTGCACTCATCTCCATGGAAGTCGTCCCCGGTCGTCCCGATCGGAACGCTGCAACAATACGCGGAAAGATTGCAGAGGCAAAGGCGGCGGGTGCCGACCTCGCCCTTTTCCCCGCACTCAGTCTCTCGGGGCTCTTCCTCGGCGGCGTGTGGAAACAGCCCGCATTCCTGCGCGACTGCGCGGCATACGCCGAGGAGATTGCCGCTGCGGCAGATGGGATCACCGTCGTCTTTGGAAACGCAGCAGAGGCAGAGATCTGCACGGGCGTGCGCCGCACACTCATGGAGGCGCGGGACGGCGTACTGCGTGAGGTCGCACATTCACCGCTGCACGGTGCGGGAAATCAGTTTGCTCCACTCCTCTATGAGATGCCGAACGAGAACATCATCCTCGCCGCAGATGCGAGTCCCTTCCCCATTTGCTTTGGTGCAAAGTACCTCGCCCGCACGGCAATGCAGCAACATAAAATAATCTGCTACATCAACACGCTTGGCCTTCAGGACAAAGGCAAGACCGTCTACGCCTTCCCGGGCAGGGCATACGCCTTCAACGAAAAGGGCGAGCGCATTCTGATGTCTCCCGCCTACACGGAGAATGTGACCATCCTTGACACGGATCATCTGCCCACAAAGCTGGATTTCGTGGCAGAACCGATCATCGCCCCCATCCATCGCATGCTGCGCTACGCCGTGCAGAAATTTCTCGCACGCATCCATATGGAGCGCGTTGTCATCGGTATCTCGGGCGGCATTGACTCCGCCGTCGCCGCCGCCCTCTACGTCGATGCCATCGGCGCGGAAAACGTCCTGCTCGTCAATATGCCGAGCCGTTTCAACTCTGCAACAACGAAAGGGCTTGCGGCACAGCTCGCGGACAATCTCGGCTGCCGCCACATGATCGTCCCCATCGAGGAGAGTGTCACGCGCACGGTCGATCAGCTCACGACTGTTCCCATCATGGGGAAATGTGCGGCAGAGGGCGAACATCTCGCGATCTCCTCGTTCGTGCGCGAGAATATGCAGGCGCGTGACCGCAGCGGACGTGTCCTCTCCGCCGTCGCCGCCGCATGGGGCGCAGGATTTACCTGCAACGCAAACAAGGCGGAGTCCACCGTCGGCTATGCAACTCTCTACGGCGATCAGGCAGGCTTCCTCTCAGCACTCGCTGACCTCTGGAAATATCAGGTCTACGACCTCGCACGCTATCTGAACGACAGCGTCTATGGGCGCGAGGTTGTCCCACAGGGTATCATCGACATCGTACCGAGTGCCGAACTCTCCGATGCGCAAAACGTCGACGAGGGCAAGGGCGACCCCATTCGCTACCCCTATCACGACTACCTCTTCCGCGCCTTTGCAGAGAACAATGAAACGCCTGAGGAAATTCTGGAATACTATGCCAAAAACGCGCTCGAAGCACATATCGGCTGTAAGAAAGGGCTTGTCGCAGACTATTTCCCGACGGCGGCAGACTTTATCGCCGACCTCGAACGCTGGTGGGGGCTCTATACGGGCATGGCAGTCGCCAAGCGCATCCAGTCGCCGCCGCTGCTGTCCGTCAGCGGTCGTGCCTACGGCAGCGACCATCCCGAATCGCAGATCGGTTCCTATGAAACGATCCGCTATCGCGCATTGAAAGAGAAGCTGCTCCAGAAATAA
- the ybaK gene encoding Cys-tRNA(Pro) deacylase codes for MAKKKIPKTNAARILDRLGISYELLTYPVDESDLSAAHVAEVTGIPLERIYKTLVVRGDRTGVFMAVIPGACELDLKAAAATSGNKRAEMVHLKEVFDLTGYVRGGCSPLGAKKPYPVCCDESILQHDSICVSAGRRGEQLALAPCELVRAANATTAKLVR; via the coding sequence ATGGCGAAGAAGAAAATTCCAAAGACCAATGCGGCACGTATCTTGGATCGCCTTGGCATTTCCTACGAGCTTCTGACCTATCCCGTCGATGAGAGCGATCTTTCGGCGGCGCATGTGGCAGAGGTGACCGGCATCCCGTTGGAGCGCATCTACAAGACGCTCGTTGTGCGCGGCGACCGGACGGGTGTGTTCATGGCGGTCATCCCGGGTGCGTGCGAGCTCGATCTCAAGGCAGCAGCCGCCACAAGCGGCAACAAGCGCGCGGAGATGGTTCATCTCAAGGAGGTCTTTGACCTCACAGGCTATGTGCGCGGCGGATGTTCGCCGCTGGGGGCAAAGAAGCCGTATCCCGTCTGCTGCGATGAGAGCATCCTGCAGCATGACAGTATCTGCGTGAGTGCCGGACGGCGCGGTGAGCAGCTTGCCCTCGCTCCGTGTGAGCTCGTTCGTGCTGCGAACGCGACCACGGCAAAACTTGTGCGCTGA